CAAAAGCAGATTGCACATAAAATAAACCCACCAATAGTAATATAAGAGATCTCATAGTTTTCAAATTAATTTAGTTTTTTTAACCTTTTTACTTCGGTTTGGATTTTTTACCCAAAGAGCGGTTTGCTATTCCCTAAAATCTAATCAATATGCAAGGTTTCTCCAATTTTTACAAATTGGGATGTTATTTAATGAATAAAAGTTATTGAAAGAAAGCTTGCATCTTTTCATAAATATTTTTCCTTTTCAGCAATCCATTAATTAGCGTTAAAACAGTTGCTGCGCCTTGCGCAAAATATAATGGTCGCGACGACATAATATTGGTGTAATAAACTGCTGGAATACCCATTTCTTTCACGTAACTATCCAGCGAAGTCGTTCCAATCACCAAATCTGGTTTGTGCTCAAGAACAGCTCGCCGATCTTCTTCTAAGAATTTCCGATAACGAACATCTGTCCCCAGCATCTTTAAAAGCTTATCATCTTCTTCACCAAGCGGCGTTTGCTTAATCGATGTGGAAGCGTATGGCACAGTTAAACCAGCCTCCAACAACAGCCGAACTAATGGAAACTCATTGCCTTCATACCCAGCAACAATAACCGATCCTTCAACTTTATGCTGCTGCATAACGGCTTTAATTTTATCTTTTTCTTGCTGCGCCACCAGTTCAACTTGCGCCGGGTTGAGCGCCAAAACCTCACCAATATCCTTGATCCATTTGTAAGTTGAATTTGCGCCGACTGGATTTCCCGTGATAATTGGGACGCCTTTTTCCTGGAAAAAGGCCGCCGTCTGCTCATAAAATGGATGCAGAATCGCACATGCCCCTACGCTGCCGGCTTCTTTATAATCATCTAAACTTTGAGAAGGCAAGGTAAAAACCGCTTCAACACCGAGTTGCTGAAGCAATGCCCCGATTGCCATTGCATCAAGCGGAAAGATTTCACCAACAATGAGAAGGGTTTTTTTCCGCTTAACGGAAAAATCAGCAAAGCGAGAAAGCAAGGCCAACACGGCAACGTCTTTGGCCTCTGGATGAGAACGCAATTGGTACGCAGGTAACTTTACAGGAAAAATTTCTACGTCACCAATTTTTTTCGGTAAGAGCTCTGCAGCGAATCCAGCTGTCTCTGCAACGCACAAACTCACAACAGGAATAACACGAACCGATTTATCCTCAGCGATTTTTTCTAACGCTTTTTTAATATCCGTATCGAGCGAACCGACTGAAAGTGTTTTATCAGTAATTTCAACAGATAGCACCGATTTGCGAGCTGCATAAAATTGAGAGACAAAAGTCAATCCATACAAACAGCCTTTGTCAGTCACTAAACAGACCTGAGCGCCATTGATTCTGGCAAGAACCCGTAGCCCACCAAAACCGGGACACATGGTTTGAGGATGTAAATTTACCTTTTCACTTTGTCCTTGCCCTTTTCCTCGGGTTTTGCTTAACTCATTAAAAAGGCTTTCAAAATTTGATTCTGATTGCAAGTTTGTTTTGTTTTTTTCCTCGCTCATTAGCTTGATTTCAAAATATATGTTACGACGAACAGGAAACAATTAGAAATTACTTCACTTTTACAATAAACGCATCGCCAGGCAACACAGACGCGGCCTCTTCTTTCGTTCGTAGCGCTTCAGCACGAGAGCTAAAACTGCCAACCAAAACACGATTGAAAGTTTTTCCACGAACCTCCGTTTCCCAAACCGCCGCGGCAATCCCTTTTTTGGCATACGTTTCCACCAACGCATCGGCTTTGCTTTTATCGGGAAAAGACCCGACCGAAATGGCGTAACCGCCATCGGATAGATTCATTTTCTTAGTCAACTGAGGAGGAACAAACCATGGCGTTTCACGCGAAGCCGCTGCGCGCGAACTGATTGCGCTCGAGGCTTTGCTTGGAGCCGGTGAAGATTCGATCTCACGATTTGGCTGAGCATAACGGCGCTCTGGTTGCGGCGTCTCCGCGGCACTTTGCTCAGGGATCATTTCTTTTTCTTGCGATTCCTCGACTGCTTGAGCCGCTTCGCTGGCTTTTTCTTCAACTGGCGCTTCAACGGTATGCGCTGCTGAAACATCAGGCATCTTTTCCTCAGATTCGCCGCCGCCGCTAAAAATAAAGAAACCGCCAATCGCTAAAAGTAATACAACCGCTACCGCACCGATGATGATATATAAATTTTTACTGCTACTACTGCCTTCTTCATACAGCCAACTCAAATCATGCTCTTGGCCTTTGCCTTCACCGGATGAAAGCGATGGTTCACTATCATCTTTTTGTAAAGGTGTTTTGGGGATTCCATAGTTGTTTTTTGATTTTGTTTTGATGATTCTAAAGGTTTCTTTGCCGCTTTCTCTTCAGATGCAGTTCCTGTTGCTTTAGATGATATATCAATCAATTCCCCAAATTCTTCACGTTCTGACTCATCGTCTTTTGACGATGCGGTGCTGGCGGTTTCGTACGAAAGCACATCGGCTTGGCCTTTTTGCTCAGCCTGCAATCTCTCGGCTGAGGCATCTGGATTCATCGTCTTTTCAAATTCCGCAGCTGCATTTTCTTGACTTTTCTTTGAGGAAACAGGCGCGGGTTTTAGATGTGCATATTGTTTGTTCAAAAGCTCAAGTAGCCAATCAGATTCTTCAAATGTAACGGTGCCGTCTTCAGCTTTTTTCAACGCGCCGATATTGCCTATTTCAACCTCACCTTTAACCTCCAGAACTTTTTGAAGCGTGGCTGCAACCCCTTTGGAAAACTTTAAAGCGTGCACCTCATTCAAATTGAACTGGCTTAATGCGATGTCATAAACAAAATCCTCTGGATTTTCCGAACTGGAACTGGTTAGCTGCACACTTTGCCTTGGGGGAAATAAAAATAAATTGCCGTCTTTTTCTTGACGCGGTTCGGCTGGATGGTACACTCGTTTCAGAACGCCAACACCTGCAAAAGAAACGGTGCCTTGCAATAGCAATTCTTCAAGTGATTGTTCAAAAAGTTTGTCAATGTATTGTACAACTTTATCCTTATCGAATCCTAACGAAGGTGCGAGCACCTTGGCAAAAATTTCATTATTCATATCTTCAGAGATTCATAAAAGAAAAACTTTCGATGTGCTTGCCCTTATAAATGTTGAAAAGATATAAGCATTAGACCACATAGCAGGTATTCACTTGAAAACTCACCGAAGGTACGCAAATCTGGTTTTTCAAACAAGCTAATGGATGTTAAATCTTATTGATGGCAACGAAGGGCTTTTTTAGGGAAATTAACGCTTGAAACGAAACAACAAGAAAAAGTTTCAAAAAAATCTTAGGATTCTTTTTTACCTGTTGAACGCAAAGAGCGTAGCACAAATGAAAAGCGCGACCTGTCCAAAAGCCAAGCTGCCAATTCTTATTTGAAGCGACGAATTTCCCCTGACTTCACGCGAGCAAGAAACTGGTTTAAATCAGACTTGACATCAGCGCCTAAAAGATACAGCCCCATGATATTTGGAAAGCTCATGGAAAAAATCATAGCGTCGGAAAAATATATGACGCTGTCCAAGTTCATCGTTGCGCCAAACACGAGAAAAACACAGAAAATAAACTTGTAAGTCAAATTAGCGACTTTGGTTTCCCCAAAAAGATATGTCCAAGCTTTTAAGCCATAATATGACCAGGCGATCATGGTTGAAAAAGCAAATAAAATAACAGCTAGCGAAAGAAGATAGGGAAACCAAGAAATGACACTTTCAAAAGCAGAGGAAGTTAAAGCCACACCATCGACGCCTTGTTCATTGTAAAATCCAGTGATGATGATGACAAGCGCTGTCATGGTGCAAATCAAAACGGTGTCGATAAACGGCTCAAGAAGCGCCACCAAGCCTTCGGTAATTGGCTCGTCTGTTCTCACTGCAGAATGCGCAATCGAAGCCGAGCCAATTCCGGCTTCATTTGAAAAAGCCGCCCGTTTAAATCCTTGAATCATCACACCAATCACGCCACCGGAAATAGCTTCTGGGGAAAATGCACCGGAAAAAATTAGCAAAAACGCAGCGGGGATATCTCGCCAGTGAACAAAAATGATAAAGAGCGCCGCCGAGGCATAAATAAAAAACATAAATGGAACCAATTTATCGGTGACACGGGCGATGCTTTTTATACCGCCAATAATTACAATTGCCACCAACACAGCCATAACCAAACCAAACAGCCACGCACTTTCATAAGCAAAACTATATTCGCCGCCCGTTGCCACAATGAATTGCTTATATGCCTGATTGATTTGAAACATATTACCGCCGCCGAGCGATCCACCAATGCACATAATCGCAAAAAATACGGAGAGCACTTTGCCAAGCTTGACTTGGCCTTTTTCCGCCAACCCCTTACTTAAATAATACATTGGGCCACCGGACACTGAACCATCGGGATTAATATTGCGATATTTCACGCCTAATGCGCATTCAACAAACTTTGAAGACATTCCTAATAGGCCGGCTATAATCATCCAGAATGTAGCGCCAGGCCCGCCCAGCGTAATTGCCACAGCCACGCCCGCAATATTTCCCAATCCAACCGTTCCCGAAAGCGCCGCTGTCAACGCTTGAAAATGAGACACTTCTCCTTTTTGATATTTAGGGTTATCATACACCCCTAAAATCAAATCCAAGCCGAGTCGGAAACCTCTAACATTGATAAAATTCATGTACAAAGTAAAAACCACCGCGCCCAAGAGTAACCATACCAAAACAACAGGAATAGCAATTTCATTATTAATCGGGACGGAATAAAAAATCACATTGGCTACCGTAGTTGCAATTGGCTCAACAACTGCGTTTATTTTCTCGTCGATCGACAATTCAGTGCCTGCTTGTGCAAAAGTTTTCGCAGGAAATGACAATATCAGGATTTGAAATAAAATCGTTAGGGTTTTTCGCATTCTCTTGTGTCATCTGTTTTTTCAGCTTAAAAAATCTTCATGTTTCTGGCAAAAAGATAAATAAAATTACCCATTAAACTTTTTAGAATTCGGTTTGTAAAGCAAAAAACTCTTTTTTCATGACGTGCTATTTTTTACTAATTGCTCGTATTCACGCTGCTCTCCAATGAGGTATTTATGTTTTTCAAAAAAAAAAACTTGGTAGCTGATTTGGATAATAAAAAAAATCTCCGTATAATTGGAGCTCTTTGCAACGGAGCCGTAGCTCAGTTTGGTTAGAGCGCCTGCCTGTCACGCAGGAGGCCGCGGGTTCGAGTCCCGTCGGCTCCGCAAATTACAGCCCCCCTCTATTGCTGTAGTTTATTCTCAAGTTTTTCTTTCTATACAATTCTTTCATTTTAGCAGTCAATTTATTTCCCTTTTAACCCATGGGAAAACGGCTCACCTTCGTACTGACATTCGCTATTCTTATTTTCCCAAATGTGAGACATTCACAAGCTCAGCAAATTTCTGACCTGACAAAATCGAAAATAGACTCCCTAACTACACTGCTGGATACTTGCGAAAATTTACCTGCTTATGAAACACTTGCCACCTATTATTACCAAAAACGTGAATTTATCGAAGCAGCCAAGCTTTTTAAACATGCCGTTCGCTTAAGCGACTCCATCGCTGCCAATCATTTCGGACTTGCCCAATCCTATTTTGCACTCCATCAATATCGATATGCTGCCGCCTCTTATCAAAAAGTCACGAAACTAACGCCGTTCTTTTTCACTGCTTTTTATAATTTAGGGATTACTTATTTACACCTGGGGCAATATCAGGAAGCAAAAAAAACATTTATCCATGCCCTTTCACTTGAACCGGAAAATTCCTATTGCTTTTTTCATATCGCAAAAGCCTATCGTGGTTTGAGGCTTTTTGAACAAGCGCTTGCCGCACTTCACTACGCTGCTGAACTTTCACCTGGATTTTCTGAAGCCCATTTTCTACTTGGAGATATTTATTTTGAATTGGAACAATATCAAAACGCGGCTGTGAACTATCAGCAAATGCTGATTCTTTCACCAAATGCTACTTTAGCACTTTATCGACTTGGCCTTACATTTATTCGCTTAAAAGAGAAAACCAAAGCGCAACAAGCTTATAATCTTTTAGAAAAAATCAACCCATATTTAGCTCAAAAGCTGCTCAATCAAATCGAGATTATGTGATCAAAATCCGCAAAGCTTTTAGCGTTGTTTTTTCTATCCGACATCCATGAAAATCCATTACGAGTTGTTAACTTCCCCTGAATTTGAAACCACATATTGAAATGATTTATTCTCGATTTAAAAAAGCCTTTCTGTTTTGCGGTTTGCTGCTCGCGATGTTTGGGTGCGGTGTTGAAAATGGCCTTCAAAAACTCGAGCAAAAAGTATGGGCAAATCCAAATGATGTTGAAGCGCAGTTCAATTTAGGCAAAGCCTATGGAAGCATTGGTGATTATGAAAAAGCGGCGACAACTTTGAAAAAAGTCACTGAGCTTGATTCAACGCATCCTGTTGCGTATTCGGCTCTTGGCGCGGCGTATTTTATGCTCGAGCGCTACGACGACGCCATTCAAGCCTTTCAATCAGCAAAAGCGTTGCAGCCAAAAGATCCTGAAAAATCGGTTGATCTTGGAAATGCTTACTTCAATGCAAAAAAATTTCCAGAAGCCATTTCAGAATATAAAACAGCGCTTGCGCTGGATTCAACCTTACACGAAGTGTATTACAATTTAGGGATGAGTTACGCTAAAAATGGCCAAAAATCAGAAGCACTTCACGCTTACGAAATTTTGAAAACATACAATTCTTATCTGGCTTCTTCCCTGCAGCGAGAGTTCATCGATATTCTTGGCTTGGAAATAGAGTAGGAATCCGCAGGTGTTACAAATGTGTGTGTTTTATTATTTCATTACCCCATAAGAAAATTCATCACCATCAATCAAAAAATCAAAAGACATGAAACATGTTGCAGTTGTAGGAACCGGCTATGTTGGCTTAGTTGCCGGAACCTGTTTTGCCGAAACCGGCAACCAAGTGATCTGTGTCGATATCGATAAAGCGAAAGTTGAGAAACTCAGAAATAACGTGGTTACGATATATGAACCAGGTCTTGAGGTGCTTTTCAAACGGAATTTGCGTGAAAAACGCCTTCACTTCACCACAGAACTTGCTGAGGCAATGGAAAGTTGCGACATTATTTTTCTTGCCTTGCCAACACCTCCAGGAGAAGACGGCTCTGCAGATTTGAAGTACGTGCTCGGCGTTGCAAAAGAAATCGGAAAATTAATCAAGTCATATAAAGTGGTTGTCAACAAAAGCACCGTTCCTGTGGGAACAGCCGATAAGGTTCGCGCGGCTATTGCTGAACATGCAACCTGTGATTTTGATGTGGTTAGCAACCCAGAATTTTTGCGCGAAGGTGTTGCGGTTGATGATTTTCTTAAACCGGATCGTGTTGTTATCGGCAGTTCTTCCGAGAGAGCAACTGAAGTCATGCAGCAACTTTACGAACCGTTTGTTCGCCAAGGCAACCCTATTTTGGTGATGGACGAACGCAGCGCTGAAATGACAAAATACGCGGCCAATTCCATGCTCGCCCTTCGCATTTCATTTATGAATGAAATTGCAAATCTTTGCGATAAAGTTGGCGCAAATGTAGATATGGTTCGCCGCGGCATCGGGACCGATTTTCGTATTGGAAAGCATTTTCTCTATCCAGGCGTGGGCTACGGCGGAAGCTGCTTCCCAAAAGATGTGAAAGCACTTATTAAAACGGCTCAAGATTATGAGTATAACTTCCAAATTTTGAAATCAGTCGAGTGCGTCAATGAAAGCCAAAAGCATTTGTTAGTTCAAAAAATAGAAGCTTACTACGGCGGACGCGAACACATCGCGGGCAAAAAATTTGCCATGTGGGGACTTTCCTTTAAACCAAACACCGACGATATTCGCGAAGCGCCATCGCTTGTCGTTATCCATGCGTTGCTTGAAATGGGCGCTGAAATTGTCGCTTACGATCCAGAAGCAATGGGACATGTGAAGCAAATTGTTGGCGATAAAGTAACCTTCGCTTCTTTAGCAGAGGATGCGCTGAACGACGCCGACGCGCTCATCATTGTCACAGAGTGGAATGAGTTCCGAAATCCTGATTTCAATTCAGTGAAGAAGCGCTTGAAACATCATCTCATTTTTGATGGCCGCAACGTTTTCGATAACCACAAAATGAAAGAATTAGGCTTTGAATATTATAGCATTGGCCGCCCAACTTGCCAGCTATAATTTTATTAACCAACTTTCTACTGTTTTTTTCATGCTGCTGCTTGGCTCAAGCAAACGGCAGCAGCATGAAATTTTTCTGGCAAAAAAAAAGCTGCTCACACAAGCGAACCGAATCCTACACTTTTTGTTTTCGTGCACTACATTTTTACACACAAAACCGATTTCAACCATGTCAACACGATTGGATATTAAAAAACGACTCGCGCCACAAGTTACCACACGAAAGTTAGTTGAAATGAAAGCGCAAGGCGAAAAAATCGCAATTCTTACAGCTTACGACTATACGATGGCTCGCATTTTAGATAATTCGGGCATCGATGTGCTGCTCGTGGGTGATTCGGCTAGCAATGTTTTCGGCGGAAATGAAACGACCTTGCCGATTACAATGGAGGAAATGATCTACCACGCAAAAGCTGTTTTTCGCGGCGTTCATGCAGCAACAGGACGCGCCATGATCGTGGTCGATATGCCATTTATGAGTTACCAACTTTCCAGCGAAGACGCGCTGCGCAACGCTGGTAAATTAATGAAAGAAACAGGCTGCCACGCGGTGAAGTTGGAAGGCGGAAAAGCGATTATTGAAGCCGTCAAAAGAATTACCGATGTAGGCATTCCGGTTATGGGACATTTGGGACTAACGCCGCAAGCGATTTATAAATTTGGCAGCTATAAGGTTCGCGCTCGCGAAGAAGAAGAAGCCGAGCAGTTGTTGGAAGATGCAAAGCAACTTGAAAATGCAGGCGCATTTGCTGTGGTGCTGGAAAAAATTCCGATGGAACTCTCCCAAAAAGTGACAGACAGTCTCCATATTCCAACGATCGGGATTGGTGCTGGCGCGGCCTGCGACGGACAAGTGCTGGTTGTGAATGATATGCTTGGGTTCAACACGGATTTTCATCCGCGATTCGTCAGGAAATATGCAAATTTGGACAACGTCATCGGCACATCCGTTAAAAACTATGTTAATGACGTTCGCCAAGGCACATTTCCAAACGAATCAGAAAGTTATTAGGAGCCGTTTTTTAGCGCTGAAGCAAATTAAACGCAATATTTGAACCGTAGCCGTTCATGGCCACATTAATCAAAAGAACGGCCATCGGTTCAAGATAACGAGCGGTTTTCAATGCGCCGCAATCAACTGGCTCAAACCCGATAGTAGAAATGAGTTCCTGCACAGCCACTTTTGCTTCAGCATCGTCGCCACAGTAAAACGCGCTGGCTTTTTGGCCATTAAAATCAGCGCCTAAGCGAATAACTTTATCCGAAATGGAATTAAACGCTTTAATGACTTTAGCGCCGGGGGCTTGTTTTGCAATCTCTTCTGCAACTGATGTGCTATAACCGATGGTTAAAGAACGATAGTCGTTTCCCAACGGATTTATACAATCGATGAGAATTTTTCCAGTTAGCGAACCGCAGCTTTGAAGCGCGGCGTCACAAGCAGACCACGGAAACGCAAGCAAAATGACCTCGGCAAACGCGCATGTTTGCTGGTATGTGCCAAAAAGCGCGCCATGCCCGATTGTTTTGGCTAAAGCTGCTGCTTTTTCTGGCACACGTGAGCCAAAAAACACCTGATGCCCATTCTCAGCCCAACGCTTTCCAAGTCCACTGCCAATGTGCCCTGTTCCAAGTATTCCAACTTTCATAAAACTAATTTTTTATAACAGCTGTTTCTTTCTAAACTTTGATGAGGATTTTTTCATAGCTTTTCAATTATAGAAAGAAAAGCTGATCGATAAAAATCTAATTTCTGCCCTTTATCAGAACCGGTTAGCGCCCCCCTCACTCGAGCCAATCATGACAGATGTGATGTAAAACCGATGCGATGTACACCTATTTGTTTAGGTTAGAAAAGTCTCGTCTTGAAAAGCAGATATCCTTTATATTTGGACTCACATTTGCTTATATTGGTTTGTGGTTTGGGGAGCCTGCATTTTTTAATCTACACTATCAGCATCAACAACTGCGCTTGTAATATTAAAATGAAAGCACAATTACGTACAAACGTGCTGAAGGAGAAGTGTTTTTTTAAGCATTGCCTGTGCTTCGCGCTTTTCTTAGTCAGTATTTTAGGGTTTCAATCTACTGTCATCGCACAATCCTACGAGCTTTCGCCCGGAAATATTTGGATCATCAACGATGATGTTTTTTATCCGGGAACAGCCACCATCAATAAAAGCACGCAAGCGGCGGTCGATCGTTTAGGGCTTTATGTGGCCGCTCGCCCCGATTTAAAAATTCTTATTCAAGGAAACTGGAGCAACGAAGGCAACACCGTTCGAGAAAAATTATACTCCGAGGAAAGAGCGCTTGCCATCCAGCGATTCTTAATCTACACGCACAACATAGACCCATCAAGAATCCAAACCGTTGGTTACGGCTCAGCGCGGCCATTGACGGTTGAAAAAACAGCGGCAGATAAAGCGCGCAATCGCGCTGTCACCATTGTGGGCTTAACGAAATTATCTGATAAACCTCTCACTAAAAATGGTTATGCGGCAAACTGTACGGCTTATTTAGCGCTACTCGAAGGCAATGTTCAAACCAAAGCCCCTTGGGATGTGCAATTTGTGAATGGCCGCTATCAGCAGCAACTTTTTGAAGGCCACAAGCTTAATGTTTACAACGATTCGCGAGCCGCCATTCGCTTTGTTGATGGCAGCTTAATTAGCATGGGCGAAAACGCCAGGGTCGTGTTCAACGGCGGCTTGGATTTTGGCGAAGAACCCAATATGGAAATCGATAGAGGCAAAATACATATCGAGCTCAGGCCAATGAGCACCCGCAAGGATTTTGAAATTTCATTCCCAGATGGCAAGCTCATCTTTTATGGAGAACGCGCGCTTTTAAATGTGATTAATGGAGAAAAAGCCAAAAGTGTTTCGCTATCCGTGTTTGAAGGCAATGCTAAAGTGATTTACAAAGGCAGAGAATACTTTTTGCAAGAAGGCGAAGGATTTCAAGTTCAAGATCACGAGCAGGATACGCTGAAGAAAAGCAAGCTGCCCAAAACACCCGCGCTGATTTTACCTTTAGATAATCAAACTGTTTATAAAGGAAAAACAAAGTTTTCTTGGACAACCAATGCCAAGCTAAACCTTTTGCAAATTTCCAAAAAGCCGGACTTCCGCAACTACGTGTATGAAGAAGTCGTTGCTGGCCAAAACAAAACCGTCACGCTTGAAAAGGGGACTTATTTCTGGCGCGTTAGCAGTTTAACTGGCGAAGGTTTGCCCGGCTCGCCTTCTGCAGCACGGCGTATTTTAGTTTCGGAGGAATACGTGACGATGTCGCTTATCGATAAAAAAGCCAAAACGGTTTTTGAGGAAGGGGAAAAAGCGACATTGATTACGAATGTCCCAAAAGATACGGTGGTTCATGAACAGCTTTTCAGTGTGATGGGCATTGTAGATCCTGGTAGCAATGTGTTTATCAACAATACCTTGCTCGAGAACGTCTCGCCCAAAGGGGTTTTTTCTCAAAAGCTGCGCCTCATTAAAGGACAAAACGAGCTATCGGTTGATACCCGCGCTCAAAATGGCTTGCAAAATCAAGTATCCGCCAAGATTTACTACCAGCCCATTGATAAAATCAGGTGCGCGCTCACACTTTCGCCTGTCATTCCTGTCACAACCAGCAACTATTCCTTAGGTTTAGGCGGGAAGTTTATTGTGTCGTATATGCTCGCCAACGAGTTTTATTGTAAAATGACAGCAGGCTACAATGCCTATTTGGTGGAAGCCGTAGCCAATGGATTTACCAATACCAACAGAAAACAGGTTAATAGTTCTATCATCACTGAAATTGGCGGCATTTATGAGTTTTTTCCTCATAGCACAACCATTCCTTATTTAGAGATGAACACGGGTTTATT
Above is a window of Chloroherpeton thalassium ATCC 35110 DNA encoding:
- a CDS encoding SPOR domain-containing protein translates to MSWLYEEGSSSSKNLYIIIGAVAVVLLLAIGGFFIFSGGGESEEKMPDVSAAHTVEAPVEEKASEAAQAVEESQEKEMIPEQSAAETPQPERRYAQPNREIESSPAPSKASSAISSRAAASRETPWFVPPQLTKKMNLSDGGYAISVGSFPDKSKADALVETYAKKGIAAAVWETEVRGKTFNRVLVGSFSSRAEALRTKEEAASVLPGDAFIVKVK
- a CDS encoding alanine/glycine:cation symporter family protein, with protein sequence MRKTLTILFQILILSFPAKTFAQAGTELSIDEKINAVVEPIATTVANVIFYSVPINNEIAIPVVLVWLLLGAVVFTLYMNFINVRGFRLGLDLILGVYDNPKYQKGEVSHFQALTAALSGTVGLGNIAGVAVAITLGGPGATFWMIIAGLLGMSSKFVECALGVKYRNINPDGSVSGGPMYYLSKGLAEKGQVKLGKVLSVFFAIMCIGGSLGGGNMFQINQAYKQFIVATGGEYSFAYESAWLFGLVMAVLVAIVIIGGIKSIARVTDKLVPFMFFIYASAALFIIFVHWRDIPAAFLLIFSGAFSPEAISGGVIGVMIQGFKRAAFSNEAGIGSASIAHSAVRTDEPITEGLVALLEPFIDTVLICTMTALVIIITGFYNEQGVDGVALTSSAFESVISWFPYLLSLAVILFAFSTMIAWSYYGLKAWTYLFGETKVANLTYKFIFCVFLVFGATMNLDSVIYFSDAMIFSMSFPNIMGLYLLGADVKSDLNQFLARVKSGEIRRFK
- the bchY gene encoding chlorophyllide a reductase subunit Y, with amino-acid sequence MSEEKNKTNLQSESNFESLFNELSKTRGKGQGQSEKVNLHPQTMCPGFGGLRVLARINGAQVCLVTDKGCLYGLTFVSQFYAARKSVLSVEITDKTLSVGSLDTDIKKALEKIAEDKSVRVIPVVSLCVAETAGFAAELLPKKIGDVEIFPVKLPAYQLRSHPEAKDVAVLALLSRFADFSVKRKKTLLIVGEIFPLDAMAIGALLQQLGVEAVFTLPSQSLDDYKEAGSVGACAILHPFYEQTAAFFQEKGVPIITGNPVGANSTYKWIKDIGEVLALNPAQVELVAQQEKDKIKAVMQQHKVEGSVIVAGYEGNEFPLVRLLLEAGLTVPYASTSIKQTPLGEEDDKLLKMLGTDVRYRKFLEEDRRAVLEHKPDLVIGTTSLDSYVKEMGIPAVYYTNIMSSRPLYFAQGAATVLTLINGLLKRKNIYEKMQAFFQ
- a CDS encoding tetratricopeptide repeat protein, which encodes MRHSQAQQISDLTKSKIDSLTTLLDTCENLPAYETLATYYYQKREFIEAAKLFKHAVRLSDSIAANHFGLAQSYFALHQYRYAAASYQKVTKLTPFFFTAFYNLGITYLHLGQYQEAKKTFIHALSLEPENSYCFFHIAKAYRGLRLFEQALAALHYAAELSPGFSEAHFLLGDIYFELEQYQNAAVNYQQMLILSPNATLALYRLGLTFIRLKEKTKAQQAYNLLEKINPYLAQKLLNQIEIM
- the panB gene encoding 3-methyl-2-oxobutanoate hydroxymethyltransferase, producing MSTRLDIKKRLAPQVTTRKLVEMKAQGEKIAILTAYDYTMARILDNSGIDVLLVGDSASNVFGGNETTLPITMEEMIYHAKAVFRGVHAATGRAMIVVDMPFMSYQLSSEDALRNAGKLMKETGCHAVKLEGGKAIIEAVKRITDVGIPVMGHLGLTPQAIYKFGSYKVRAREEEEAEQLLEDAKQLENAGAFAVVLEKIPMELSQKVTDSLHIPTIGIGAGAACDGQVLVVNDMLGFNTDFHPRFVRKYANLDNVIGTSVKNYVNDVRQGTFPNESESY
- a CDS encoding NADPH-dependent F420 reductase; amino-acid sequence: MKVGILGTGHIGSGLGKRWAENGHQVFFGSRVPEKAAALAKTIGHGALFGTYQQTCAFAEVILLAFPWSACDAALQSCGSLTGKILIDCINPLGNDYRSLTIGYSTSVAEEIAKQAPGAKVIKAFNSISDKVIRLGADFNGQKASAFYCGDDAEAKVAVQELISTIGFEPVDCGALKTARYLEPMAVLLINVAMNGYGSNIAFNLLQR
- a CDS encoding OmpA family protein encodes the protein MKAQLRTNVLKEKCFFKHCLCFALFLVSILGFQSTVIAQSYELSPGNIWIINDDVFYPGTATINKSTQAAVDRLGLYVAARPDLKILIQGNWSNEGNTVREKLYSEERALAIQRFLIYTHNIDPSRIQTVGYGSARPLTVEKTAADKARNRAVTIVGLTKLSDKPLTKNGYAANCTAYLALLEGNVQTKAPWDVQFVNGRYQQQLFEGHKLNVYNDSRAAIRFVDGSLISMGENARVVFNGGLDFGEEPNMEIDRGKIHIELRPMSTRKDFEISFPDGKLIFYGERALLNVINGEKAKSVSLSVFEGNAKVIYKGREYFLQEGEGFQVQDHEQDTLKKSKLPKTPALILPLDNQTVYKGKTKFSWTTNAKLNLLQISKKPDFRNYVYEEVVAGQNKTVTLEKGTYFWRVSSLTGEGLPGSPSAARRILVSEEYVTMSLIDKKAKTVFEEGEKATLITNVPKDTVVHEQLFSVMGIVDPGSNVFINNTLLENVSPKGVFSQKLRLIKGQNELSVDTRAQNGLQNQVSAKIYYQPIDKIRCALTLSPVIPVTTSNYSLGLGGKFIVSYMLANEFYCKMTAGYNAYLVEAVANGFTNTNRKQVNSSIITEIGGIYEFFPHSTTIPYLEMNTGLFWLNRSAKVLSETRKSVYFSPGIGAGVIFVTEGQNIGLGGYYRLIFQGSDLIDKTAEGQFAGLLEIQLTFWF
- a CDS encoding UDP-glucose dehydrogenase family protein, which codes for MKHVAVVGTGYVGLVAGTCFAETGNQVICVDIDKAKVEKLRNNVVTIYEPGLEVLFKRNLREKRLHFTTELAEAMESCDIIFLALPTPPGEDGSADLKYVLGVAKEIGKLIKSYKVVVNKSTVPVGTADKVRAAIAEHATCDFDVVSNPEFLREGVAVDDFLKPDRVVIGSSSERATEVMQQLYEPFVRQGNPILVMDERSAEMTKYAANSMLALRISFMNEIANLCDKVGANVDMVRRGIGTDFRIGKHFLYPGVGYGGSCFPKDVKALIKTAQDYEYNFQILKSVECVNESQKHLLVQKIEAYYGGREHIAGKKFAMWGLSFKPNTDDIREAPSLVVIHALLEMGAEIVAYDPEAMGHVKQIVGDKVTFASLAEDALNDADALIIVTEWNEFRNPDFNSVKKRLKHHLIFDGRNVFDNHKMKELGFEYYSIGRPTCQL
- a CDS encoding tetratricopeptide repeat protein, with product MIYSRFKKAFLFCGLLLAMFGCGVENGLQKLEQKVWANPNDVEAQFNLGKAYGSIGDYEKAATTLKKVTELDSTHPVAYSALGAAYFMLERYDDAIQAFQSAKALQPKDPEKSVDLGNAYFNAKKFPEAISEYKTALALDSTLHEVYYNLGMSYAKNGQKSEALHAYEILKTYNSYLASSLQREFIDILGLEIE